From a single Planctellipticum variicoloris genomic region:
- a CDS encoding MotA/TolQ/ExbB proton channel family protein, which yields MSDSAMFRPFWGCLLLASLAFAGWSASDAGISVVAAQEETAAPEAAPAAAAAGGVVDAEAAELERRKQESFLAWMIRASGIFGFLILLCSFVLVALIMMDFLQLRRANYLPADFVEQFEQKVNARDLPGAFELAKNNDSFIARVLTAGMGRLNRSWEEAEQGMQEVGEDETMAMEQKVGYLGLIGSVAPMLGLLGTVQGMVLAFQVIATSATSPKPYQLADGIATALFTTLEGLTVAIPAIVFFSIFKNRLARYVMECGFVAENLMNPIQKMMKAQAAARPAGGGSAATAPAAPQS from the coding sequence GTGAGCGACTCTGCCATGTTTCGGCCGTTCTGGGGATGTCTGCTGCTGGCTTCGCTGGCCTTTGCCGGCTGGTCGGCGTCCGATGCCGGAATTTCTGTCGTCGCGGCTCAGGAAGAGACCGCAGCCCCCGAGGCCGCTCCCGCCGCCGCCGCGGCCGGTGGTGTCGTCGACGCGGAAGCCGCGGAACTGGAACGCCGCAAGCAGGAAAGCTTTCTGGCGTGGATGATCCGGGCGTCGGGGATCTTCGGATTCCTGATTCTGCTCTGTTCGTTCGTGCTCGTGGCCCTGATCATGATGGACTTCCTCCAGCTCCGCCGGGCGAACTATCTCCCGGCCGACTTCGTCGAGCAGTTCGAGCAGAAGGTCAACGCGCGGGATCTGCCCGGCGCGTTCGAACTCGCCAAAAACAACGATTCGTTCATCGCCCGGGTTCTCACCGCCGGCATGGGCCGGCTGAACCGGAGCTGGGAAGAAGCCGAGCAGGGGATGCAGGAGGTCGGCGAAGACGAAACGATGGCGATGGAGCAGAAAGTCGGCTATCTGGGCCTGATCGGCTCGGTCGCGCCGATGCTCGGATTGCTCGGTACGGTCCAGGGGATGGTGCTGGCGTTTCAGGTCATCGCCACCTCGGCGACGTCCCCGAAGCCCTATCAGCTTGCCGACGGTATTGCGACCGCGCTGTTCACAACCCTGGAGGGTCTGACCGTCGCCATTCCCGCAATTGTCTTCTTCTCGATCTTTAAAAACCGCCTGGCGCGGTACGTCATGGAGTGCGGCTTCGTCGCCGAGAACCTGATGAATCCGATTCAGAAGATGATGAAGGCTCAGGCGGCGGCTCGGCCGGCGGGCGGCGGCAGCGCCGCGACTGCTCCGGCTGCTCCTCAGTCGTAG